One Mycoplasma wenyonii str. Massachusetts DNA window includes the following coding sequences:
- a CDS encoding ribosome-recycling factor, whose translation MDSTNWREGLKQEYSKIRNRMLEKLEEFSILRLNPKHFYTIKVEQDNQLSSLSELASINLESARMLHIKPYLVTQKILHEIEKAIKKAKPNVTINSKDSEIICSIPEPTSEIREEKIKSSKQVIEEAKIALRTKRQDLQKKFKGWYPSENELHSNKNLLEKELSKYLAEIETDWATHEKQFRQLK comes from the coding sequence ATGGATTCAACTAACTGGCGAGAAGGTTTAAAGCAAGAGTACTCAAAAATAAGAAACAGAATGTTAGAGAAATTAGAGGAGTTCAGTATTCTGAGACTCAATCCTAAACATTTCTACACTATCAAAGTAGAACAAGATAACCAACTTAGTTCCTTGTCTGAACTAGCTTCTATTAACTTAGAGTCAGCCAGAATGTTACACATTAAGCCCTATTTAGTAACTCAAAAGATACTACATGAAATTGAAAAAGCTATTAAGAAAGCTAAACCAAATGTCACTATTAACTCCAAAGATAGTGAGATAATCTGCTCTATTCCTGAACCAACTTCAGAAATTAGAGAAGAAAAGATCAAAAGTAGTAAGCAAGTAATTGAAGAGGCAAAAATAGCTCTTAGAACTAAGAGACAAGACTTACAAAAGAAATTCAAGGGTTGATATCCCTCTGAAAATGAATTGCATTCCAATAAGAACCTATTAGAGAAAGAACTCTCTAAATATCTAGCTGAAATAGAGACAGATTGAGCTACTCACGAGAAACAATTTAGACAACTAAAGTAG
- a CDS encoding uridylate kinase translates to MSGKTRLLLKLSGGALASEGDAFDEDKLQDLAKQLKELSKLYSLGIVVGGGNLWRGREGRLGFLKSNERDYIGMVSTIINCFVLQKALESEGIKAKLFSAIEVERITDRYTLSEIESSLGGGEIALFAGGVGEPCYSTDSAAIIRAIEIGAKEVFIGKEGVKGIYDKDPNVFEDAVFLSKVSYDYLITKDLRVIDQSSIKLARDNKLRLVLFDQEAENSFVKAVKGEIEFSEVV, encoded by the coding sequence ATGTCAGGTAAGACAAGACTACTTCTGAAACTAAGTGGTGGTGCGTTAGCTTCAGAGGGAGATGCCTTTGATGAAGATAAATTACAAGATTTAGCTAAACAACTAAAAGAGCTCTCAAAGCTTTATTCTCTTGGAATAGTTGTAGGGGGAGGAAATCTCTGAAGAGGGAGGGAAGGAAGATTAGGTTTTCTTAAGTCAAATGAAAGAGATTACATTGGAATGGTTTCTACTATTATTAACTGTTTTGTGTTGCAAAAGGCTTTAGAGTCTGAAGGGATAAAAGCTAAGTTATTTTCTGCTATAGAAGTTGAAAGAATAACAGATAGATACACTCTCTCAGAAATTGAAAGCTCTTTGGGGGGTGGAGAGATAGCTTTATTTGCTGGGGGAGTTGGAGAGCCTTGTTACAGCACTGATAGTGCTGCAATCATTAGAGCTATAGAAATTGGAGCAAAAGAAGTATTTATTGGAAAAGAGGGAGTTAAAGGTATTTATGACAAAGATCCAAATGTATTTGAAGATGCAGTCTTTTTATCTAAAGTAAGTTATGATTACTTGATTACTAAAGATCTAAGAGTAATAGATCAATCATCTATAAAACTAGCTAGAGATAATAAGTTAAGATTGGTACTTTTTGATCAAGAGGCTGAAAATAGTTTTGTAAAGGCAGTAAAGGGTGAGATAGAGTTTTCTGAAGTTGTTTAG
- the atpD gene encoding F0F1 ATP synthase subunit beta — translation MSIESRMQGYISQVSGPIVDMVFPVTDQPSIYEKIELLEESLETDELKGSVFEVAQLLGDGRVRTIALTQTIGLFRGMKVLRTGEPLKVPVGENTLGRMFNVIGNTIDHLPELPPTECRSIHAHPPALEEQTETLELLETGIKVVDLLVPFAKGGKIGLFGGAGVGKTVIVQELIHNIVTKHGGLSIFVGVGERSREGNDLYFEMLNSGVLKNTVLLFGQMNEVPGARLRVAFSGLTMAEYFRDDLFKDVLLFIDNVFRFAQAGSEVSALLGRTPSAVGYQPTLAYEMGKLQERITSTKKGSITSVQAVYVPADDLTDPAPAAIFSHLDAKIVLDRKIAALGLYPAISPLLSSSNLLTPKVVGEDHFRIANEVVRILQKYEELQDIISILGVDELSDEEKKLVYRARKIRNFFSQPFFVAEKFTNIPGKYLSRAETLQSFEAILNGEVDELPEEAFFYVGNIEEAKQKAERIKEEQKK, via the coding sequence ATGTCTATAGAGTCCAGAATGCAAGGTTATATCTCTCAAGTTTCTGGGCCTATTGTGGACATGGTCTTTCCAGTTACTGATCAACCTTCTATTTATGAGAAGATAGAGCTTCTTGAAGAGTCACTTGAAACAGATGAATTGAAGGGTTCAGTTTTTGAGGTAGCTCAATTACTTGGAGATGGAAGAGTTAGAACAATAGCTCTAACTCAAACTATTGGATTATTCAGGGGAATGAAGGTACTTAGAACAGGAGAGCCATTAAAGGTTCCTGTGGGTGAAAACACTTTAGGAAGAATGTTCAATGTTATTGGAAATACTATTGATCATTTACCTGAACTACCACCTACAGAATGTAGATCCATTCATGCACATCCTCCTGCACTTGAGGAGCAAACTGAAACTCTGGAATTACTAGAAACAGGAATAAAAGTTGTTGACTTATTAGTTCCATTTGCAAAGGGTGGAAAGATTGGATTATTTGGTGGAGCTGGTGTTGGTAAAACTGTTATTGTTCAAGAGTTAATTCACAATATTGTTACTAAACATGGTGGTCTCTCGATCTTTGTGGGGGTAGGGGAAAGATCAAGAGAAGGTAATGACCTTTATTTTGAGATGTTGAATAGCGGAGTATTAAAGAATACTGTCTTGCTCTTTGGGCAAATGAATGAGGTTCCGGGTGCAAGACTAAGAGTTGCTTTTAGTGGTTTGACAATGGCTGAGTACTTCAGAGATGATCTCTTTAAAGATGTACTTCTTTTCATTGACAATGTTTTCAGATTTGCACAAGCTGGTTCAGAAGTTTCAGCTCTTTTGGGTAGAACTCCTTCAGCAGTTGGTTATCAACCAACTCTTGCTTATGAAATGGGTAAGTTACAAGAGAGAATTACCTCCACTAAAAAAGGATCTATTACCTCTGTTCAAGCGGTATATGTTCCTGCAGATGACTTAACAGACCCAGCTCCAGCAGCTATTTTCTCTCACCTAGATGCAAAGATTGTTCTAGACAGAAAGATTGCTGCCTTAGGTCTTTATCCAGCAATCTCTCCTTTGTTATCTTCTTCTAACTTATTAACTCCTAAAGTGGTTGGGGAGGATCACTTCAGAATAGCTAATGAAGTAGTAAGAATACTTCAAAAATATGAAGAACTTCAAGACATTATCTCTATTCTTGGGGTAGATGAATTAAGTGATGAAGAAAAGAAATTAGTTTATAGAGCTAGAAAGATAAGAAACTTCTTCTCTCAACCTTTCTTTGTAGCTGAAAAGTTTACTAACATTCCCGGTAAATATCTTTCTAGAGCTGAAACTCTTCAATCTTTTGAAGCAATCTTGAATGGAGAAGTTGATGAACTACCAGAAGAAGCTTTCTTTTATGTAGGTAATATAGAAGAGGCTAAGCAGAAGGCTGAAAGAATTAAGGAGGAACAAAAGAAATAG
- a CDS encoding DUF402 domain-containing protein: MAKTVMQMIHTYRCDGSLYKSLEGHHCIHEGKESWIFFLPPLQAQRIKELDQNPSDYGRFPRRRRCATLTTKHPTFWFFWKDHWFNVLLTLLPNNKYSLYLRIATPPIIEEKALKYIELDLALTLNSEKGLELLHNDEYQFNSQKMRYTPNLKREVSRVIREVFYLLKNNWFEKLVEESWIDSLWDKVLDTTGKSKSYYFKDSRSDDKDEEYSERGIEVGELD, encoded by the coding sequence ATGGCCAAAACAGTTATGCAGATGATTCACACATATAGATGTGATGGATCTTTATATAAATCTCTCGAAGGTCATCACTGCATACACGAAGGGAAAGAAAGTTGAATTTTCTTTTTACCCCCCCTACAAGCTCAGAGAATCAAAGAGTTAGATCAAAATCCCTCTGATTATGGTAGATTCCCCAGAAGACGAAGATGCGCCACTCTAACCACTAAACACCCAACCTTTTGGTTTTTCTGAAAAGACCATTGATTTAATGTTCTCTTAACCCTCCTACCTAACAATAAGTACAGTCTTTATCTGAGAATTGCAACTCCCCCAATAATAGAAGAAAAAGCTCTTAAGTACATAGAGCTAGATTTAGCTCTAACTCTTAATAGTGAAAAGGGTTTAGAGTTACTTCACAACGATGAGTATCAATTTAACTCTCAGAAAATGAGATACACCCCCAACCTAAAGAGAGAAGTTTCAAGAGTTATAAGAGAAGTCTTTTATCTACTTAAAAACAATTGATTTGAAAAGTTAGTAGAAGAAAGTTGAATTGACTCTCTTTGAGATAAAGTACTAGATACTACTGGTAAGAGTAAGTCTTATTACTTTAAAGATTCAAGGAGTGATGACAAAGATGAAGAGTACTCTGAAAGGGGAATAGAAGTAGGAGAGTTAGACTAG
- a CDS encoding F0F1 ATP synthase subunit gamma, with product MSTATLLIAKKIKDMRFILKVTEALQLISSAKLKNYRKIAYRSHEYCVGIKFLFKKFYDSYEHDFTVTNKKFLLAEKIHKKLVLLVVIGTDLALCGRFNKQIVDYIKSNFYEKHTLLVVFGKKITSLLANTPFKDKIIKSYNSEFPFANYSTHIEKCTNYLLKEYVNRGCYFLQIVHKSPSKPFKLKKLLPFTEDYFGGVERSIRYETHEYKVHTPDCVVEMFPTFFERTLQLSLVESKIAEHNLRKDVMSNAIKAAEEKLQEYQILYRKMKQAVITQEISEITAAIKVKS from the coding sequence ATGTCTACAGCTACCTTATTAATTGCCAAAAAGATTAAGGATATGAGATTCATTCTTAAGGTAACTGAAGCTCTACAGTTAATCTCTTCAGCTAAGTTAAAGAATTACAGAAAGATAGCTTATAGAAGTCATGAATATTGTGTAGGTATTAAGTTCCTATTCAAAAAGTTCTATGACAGCTATGAACACGACTTCACTGTAACTAATAAAAAGTTTTTATTAGCTGAAAAGATACACAAAAAACTAGTTCTATTAGTAGTTATAGGAACTGATTTAGCTCTTTGTGGTAGGTTTAATAAGCAAATAGTAGATTACATAAAGAGTAATTTCTATGAAAAACATACTCTTTTAGTAGTTTTTGGAAAGAAAATTACTAGCTTATTAGCTAATACTCCCTTTAAAGACAAAATCATTAAGTCTTATAACTCTGAGTTTCCTTTTGCAAATTACTCTACACACATAGAGAAATGTACTAACTATCTCTTAAAGGAATATGTGAATAGAGGTTGTTACTTTCTTCAGATAGTTCACAAATCTCCTTCAAAACCCTTTAAGTTAAAAAAACTACTTCCTTTCACTGAAGACTACTTTGGTGGAGTAGAGAGATCAATAAGGTATGAAACTCATGAATACAAAGTGCACACACCCGATTGTGTAGTAGAGATGTTTCCTACTTTCTTTGAGAGAACCTTACAACTCTCTTTGGTTGAATCTAAGATTGCTGAACACAATCTAAGAAAGGATGTTATGAGTAATGCAATAAAGGCTGCAGAAGAGAAGTTACAAGAGTATCAAATACTTTACAGAAAGATGAAGCAAGCTGTTATTACTCAAGAAATCTCTGAAATTACTGCAGCTATTAAGGTTAAAAGCTAG
- the atpA gene encoding F0F1 ATP synthase subunit alpha gives MSTNRLEEFAESLKRLIQDKELTLREEGTGKVLSNQDGILSISGLSSCTLNEVVLIGPDKIQALVLTLRESSIGAVVLGRYDKVSEGMSAIRTGKTFSAPNGDQLLGRIIDVFGNAIDGLGEIRIDKWSHVEAPAPEVMERSSVCEPLYTGILAIDAMIPIGKGQRELIIGDRHTGKTSLALEAIVNQKDRNVNCVYVSVGQKNSTLFQLSKELEKIGALSYTAFVVASASDSPAQQFLAPFVGVAMAEHWMWEGKDVLIIYDDLTQHAIAYRTLSLLLNFPPGREAFPGDIFYLHSRLLERAGKLSKENGGGSITALPIIQTQSDDIAAYIPSNVISITDGQLFLKTNLFNSGQRPAIDLTNSVSRVGASAQELAIKSMTSSLKLFVSQYFELIEFSKFSTDLNEESKRIFSIGERILPILKQAPLKPYGPKDELMLLHLIATKLILEIEKKEWVSEVCQRVLRSWRTHEFYHTLSLAERVSEGIKEVMTNIFHTEYKHFLMSRS, from the coding sequence ATGTCTACTAACAGACTAGAAGAGTTTGCAGAGTCACTAAAGAGATTAATTCAGGATAAAGAGTTAACTCTTAGAGAAGAAGGAACAGGAAAGGTTCTCTCTAATCAAGATGGAATACTCTCTATCTCTGGTCTCTCCAGCTGTACTCTAAATGAGGTTGTATTAATTGGTCCGGACAAGATTCAAGCTCTAGTACTAACTCTTAGAGAGAGTAGTATTGGAGCTGTTGTTCTGGGTAGATATGACAAGGTTTCTGAGGGAATGAGTGCCATTAGAACTGGTAAAACCTTCTCTGCACCTAATGGAGATCAATTGCTGGGAAGAATAATAGATGTGTTCGGGAATGCTATTGATGGTTTAGGAGAGATCAGAATAGATAAGTGATCCCATGTTGAGGCTCCCGCTCCAGAGGTTATGGAAAGAAGCTCTGTTTGTGAACCTCTTTATACAGGTATCTTGGCAATTGATGCCATGATTCCTATTGGTAAGGGGCAAAGAGAGTTAATTATTGGAGACAGACACACTGGTAAAACTTCTTTAGCTCTAGAAGCTATTGTTAACCAAAAAGATAGAAATGTTAATTGTGTTTATGTCTCTGTTGGACAAAAGAACTCTACTTTATTCCAACTATCTAAAGAGCTTGAGAAGATTGGAGCTCTTAGTTACACAGCTTTTGTAGTGGCTAGCGCATCTGACTCACCAGCGCAACAATTCCTTGCTCCATTTGTTGGAGTGGCTATGGCAGAACACTGAATGTGAGAAGGTAAGGATGTATTGATCATCTATGACGACCTAACTCAACATGCTATTGCTTACAGAACTCTTTCCTTATTACTTAACTTCCCTCCAGGTAGAGAGGCTTTTCCGGGGGATATCTTCTATCTTCACAGCCGATTACTAGAAAGAGCTGGTAAGCTCTCAAAGGAAAATGGAGGAGGTTCTATTACAGCTCTTCCAATAATTCAAACTCAATCAGATGACATAGCTGCTTATATTCCCAGCAATGTAATCTCAATTACTGATGGTCAATTGTTCCTTAAGACCAATCTCTTTAACTCTGGTCAAAGACCAGCTATTGACCTAACTAACTCAGTTTCTCGGGTTGGAGCATCTGCTCAAGAATTAGCAATTAAGAGCATGACTAGCTCTTTGAAACTCTTTGTTTCTCAATACTTTGAGCTAATAGAGTTCTCTAAGTTCTCTACAGACTTAAATGAAGAATCTAAGAGAATCTTCTCTATAGGTGAGAGAATTCTTCCTATACTAAAGCAAGCTCCATTAAAACCTTATGGACCAAAAGATGAACTGATGCTACTTCACTTAATTGCAACTAAGTTGATACTAGAGATAGAAAAGAAAGAGTGAGTCTCTGAGGTTTGTCAAAGAGTATTACGTTCTTGAAGAACACATGAGTTCTATCACACTCTTTCTCTAGCTGAAAGAGTCTCAGAAGGTATTAAAGAAGTTATGACTAATATCTTTCACACTGAATACAAACACTTTTTAATGTCTCGTAGTTAG
- a CDS encoding F0F1 ATP synthase subunit delta — translation MSFTDCNKEREKVIKFTSALMSCYSQRVDFLVLLDETNSLLAFLKAYPEFTAFLSSPMLENEKKEKFLQELIRLFAFKQTYLSSTLLLLLQFYLIKYLSFFLENLVYKLELELNKKNIKVYSSHKLNQANQDRLENSLREKYGGELTIEYLISSEMIAGIRVECDDTILECSLAKQLANIKEKLSLML, via the coding sequence ATGAGCTTTACAGATTGCAATAAAGAGAGAGAGAAAGTAATTAAGTTCACTTCTGCTTTAATGTCTTGTTACTCCCAGAGAGTGGATTTCTTAGTACTCTTGGATGAAACAAACTCTTTACTTGCTTTCTTAAAGGCTTATCCTGAATTCACTGCTTTTCTTTCCTCTCCTATGCTAGAGAATGAAAAGAAAGAGAAATTCCTACAAGAATTAATTAGACTCTTTGCATTTAAGCAAACTTATTTATCTTCTACTCTATTACTCCTTCTTCAGTTCTATTTAATTAAGTACCTTTCTTTCTTTCTGGAAAACTTAGTCTATAAATTAGAGTTAGAGCTAAATAAGAAAAATATAAAAGTCTATAGCTCTCATAAATTAAATCAAGCTAATCAAGATAGACTGGAAAATAGTTTGAGAGAGAAATATGGAGGAGAGCTAACTATTGAATACTTAATTTCTAGTGAGATGATTGCTGGTATAAGAGTAGAATGTGATGACACTATATTAGAGTGCTCTCTAGCTAAACAGCTAGCTAATATTAAGGAAAAATTATCTCTAATGCTGTAG
- a CDS encoding ATP synthase F0 subunit beta — MFFESAGNGWTNQIQSLVKMFTQPQTSVIVAHLVSSLSVVIFIVYFFWKPTNKFINSQKDKLDKVHTDLSIATKETRQALTTLQQEQQNFIAERKQFLKERQEKEKQILEQRMQEAEKMKQEIIDDANKRVKLMEEEAKRTVNQHIVTLSVELAEKLIRGAINPTTQSRIIDDYLDELDTVFKGSLPADQLKQQALKKS; from the coding sequence ATGTTTTTTGAATCTGCGGGTAATGGCTGAACTAATCAAATTCAGTCTCTAGTAAAGATGTTCACTCAACCACAAACTAGTGTTATTGTTGCTCACCTAGTCTCTTCTCTCTCAGTAGTAATCTTTATTGTTTACTTCTTCTGAAAGCCTACAAATAAGTTCATAAATTCTCAAAAAGATAAATTAGATAAGGTTCACACTGATCTTTCTATTGCAACAAAAGAAACCAGACAGGCTCTAACTACCCTACAACAAGAACAACAAAACTTTATAGCTGAAAGAAAGCAATTCTTAAAGGAAAGACAAGAGAAAGAAAAACAAATACTGGAACAAAGAATGCAAGAAGCTGAAAAGATGAAACAAGAGATTATTGATGATGCTAATAAGAGAGTTAAATTGATGGAAGAAGAGGCCAAGAGAACAGTAAACCAACACATAGTTACTCTTTCTGTTGAGTTAGCTGAAAAGCTAATTAGAGGGGCTATTAATCCTACAACTCAATCAAGAATTATTGATGACTATCTAGATGAATTAGATACTGTCTTTAAAGGTTCTCTTCCAGCAGATCAACTAAAACAACAAGCTCTTAAGAAGAGTTAG
- a CDS encoding F0F1 ATP synthase subunit A, with the protein MFLNSLIFFQNNGQSEEVNSINRLVSGAFVLTVLILFFGLYYKLTLDRMKSYKRLPKVVFLVFLLIRWIKKTTIEMLGRRYSFVIPFFIYIVFYFWGSSLVGMFGFNGISTFAIVPISIATLVFLGTIFLGVTAKGWGFCRDYCIWLKWKGKKILPIPDVLKVLGEVGKIVSLGLRLWGNYFAGAIVLFMVKHFLEEVLKTLGGTSGSVYTGTALFPLHIYFDIVDGALHSMIFLLLTFSYWSMAKDVEHKG; encoded by the coding sequence ATGTTTTTGAATAGTTTGATATTTTTTCAAAACAATGGTCAAAGTGAAGAGGTTAACAGCATAAACCGTTTAGTTTCAGGAGCTTTTGTACTTACAGTATTGATACTATTCTTTGGTCTTTATTACAAGCTAACTCTAGATAGGATGAAGAGCTACAAGAGACTACCTAAAGTTGTATTTCTTGTCTTTCTGTTAATTAGATGAATAAAGAAAACAACTATAGAAATGTTAGGAAGAAGATATAGCTTTGTTATTCCTTTCTTTATATATATAGTCTTCTACTTCTGAGGAAGTAGCTTAGTAGGTATGTTTGGGTTTAATGGGATCAGTACTTTTGCAATAGTACCTATCTCTATTGCTACCTTAGTCTTTTTAGGAACTATCTTCCTTGGAGTGACTGCAAAGGGTTGAGGGTTCTGCAGAGACTACTGTATTTGATTGAAGTGGAAAGGAAAGAAAATCTTGCCTATTCCAGATGTTCTGAAGGTATTAGGAGAAGTCGGGAAGATTGTTTCTTTAGGGCTTAGATTGTGAGGAAACTATTTTGCTGGAGCTATTGTTTTATTTATGGTGAAACATTTCTTGGAAGAAGTATTAAAAACATTGGGAGGTACAAGCGGGTCAGTCTACACCGGAACAGCTTTATTCCCTCTTCATATTTACTTTGATATAGTTGATGGTGCTCTTCACTCAATGATCTTCCTACTTCTAACCTTCTCTTACTGAAGTATGGCTAAAGATGTAGAACACAAGGGATAA
- a CDS encoding ComEC/Rec2 family competence protein codes for MIEDKYAGESGKFISYFLFNKKNSTLYPIINDFRMLSLSHLLVVSGMHLNIVDKGISKLLKWIPYRWVRAFISLTVLGSYAWATGFAIPATRVFSEKAITTFKKQNSNPIKSWAQTVLLSFVFFPSSVYSYSFLLSYLYSLSFRVIDKLELTKLRKNLTKISCACLLSIAFFSHSTRKIFPLAGINQILLTPIVVFVFIYYLFTWPFKLFVPVGTKIYGWLKSFVASLELNKSFIERGVGSYLEPLYLTFGLSLVSLFISKYYLIKRERF; via the coding sequence GTGATTGAAGATAAGTATGCTGGAGAAAGTGGAAAGTTTATCTCTTACTTTCTCTTTAATAAGAAGAATTCAACTCTCTATCCAATAATTAATGACTTCAGAATGCTTTCTCTATCCCACTTATTAGTGGTTAGTGGAATGCATCTAAATATTGTTGACAAGGGAATAAGTAAGTTACTTAAGTGAATACCCTATAGGTGAGTTAGAGCTTTCATTAGCTTAACTGTTTTAGGCAGTTATGCTTGAGCTACTGGTTTTGCAATCCCCGCGACTAGAGTATTTAGTGAGAAAGCAATAACCACTTTCAAAAAACAAAACTCTAACCCAATAAAGAGTTGAGCTCAAACAGTTCTCCTTTCTTTTGTATTCTTTCCCTCTTCTGTATATTCCTACTCCTTCTTGCTTTCCTATCTTTACTCTCTTTCTTTTAGAGTGATAGATAAATTAGAGCTAACTAAATTAAGAAAGAATCTAACAAAAATAAGCTGTGCTTGCTTATTGAGTATTGCTTTCTTTTCTCACTCAACCAGAAAGATATTCCCTTTAGCTGGAATAAATCAAATCCTACTTACTCCAATAGTTGTATTTGTATTTATCTACTATCTCTTCACTTGACCCTTTAAGTTATTTGTTCCTGTAGGAACAAAAATATATGGTTGACTAAAGAGTTTTGTTGCCTCTCTAGAGCTAAATAAATCTTTTATAGAAAGGGGAGTTGGCTCCTACCTAGAACCTTTGTATCTAACTTTTGGACTCTCTCTAGTTAGCTTATTTATCTCTAAGTACTATCTGATAAAAAGAGAAAGGTTTTAA